The sequence below is a genomic window from Chthoniobacterales bacterium.
CGTCGACCTAGGCATCCGGCTCGCGAATGTGCAGATGCTCGGCATGCTGATCGGCGGCATCTTCTTCGGCATCCTTGGTGATCGCCGGGGCCGCGTCTCGCTGCTCTTCGGCTCCATCATTCTCTACTCGCTCGCCAACATCCTGAACGGGTTCGTGACGAACCTCTGGCAATACGAAGTGCTGCGCTTCATTGCGGGCTTTGGCCTCGCGGGCGAGCTCGGCGGCAGCATCACGCTCGTCTCGGAAATTCTCTCGAAGGAGGCTCGCGCCTGGGGCACCACGATCGTCGCCACCGTGGGCGTGAGCGGGGCCGTCGTGGGCGGCTGGGTCGCGCAGCACATGGACTGGCGCATGGCCTACTTCCTCGGCGGCGGTCTCGGGTTGCTCCTGCTGCTTCTGCGCGTGACCGTGGCGGAATCCGGCATGTTCCGCGAATTGAAGCAGCAATCCGTCGGCGTGCGGCGGGGCGATTTCTTCTCACTGTTCACGAATGGCCCCCGCTTCCTGAAATACCTGCGCTGTATCCTGATCGGCCTGCCGAGCTGGTTCGTCGTGGGCGTGCTCGTCACGTTCTCGCCGGAATTCGCCAGGCAGCTCGGCGTCTCCGGCGACGTTGCGGCCGGCTACGCCGTCTCCAGCGTTTATCTCGGTCTCACGTTCGGTGATTTCTTCAGCGGCGCTCTCAGCCAGTTCTTCCGCTCCCGAAAGAAGATCGTCGCCGCGTTTCTCGCGCTCACCCTCGCCGCGGTGATCGCATATCTGTTCTCGCACGGGGTGAGCGCCGCGATGTTCTACCTCATCATTTTCGTGATCGGCGTCGGCATCGGCTACTGGGCGCTGTTCGTGACGATCGCCGCGGAGCAATTCGGCACGAACATCCGCTCGACGGTGGCCACCACGGTGCCGAATTTCGTGCGCGGCTCGCTTCTGCCGATCACCTGGAGTTTCGCCGCGCTGAAGGGGCCGCTGGGAATGATCCCCGCCGCTCTCGTGGTCGGCGTGGTCTGTATCGGCATCGCCGCGTGGGCCCTTGCCGGCCTCGAAGAAACGCACGGCAAGGATCTCGACTACATCGAACCGGTCTAGCCCGCGCTTCGGCGCTTGATTTCGCACCCGTGCGCCGCTGGAGTAGCGCGCATGAAGCGCATCCCCGCAGGCATTCTTCTCGCCACGCTTTTCTTCACCGTCCCCCTGGTCCCCCGGACGCTCGCGGAGGAAAGCGCCAGTCAACTTGCCGACCAGGACCTTGGTCCCGACTCCGGCAATCAGGACCAAAGCGCCGAAGCGCTCGCGCAAGAGAATGGCGTCGCGGATGGCGCCAGCCAGGATACCGACCAGAGCGCCCAGTCCCTCGCGAACCAGAACGGCCTCGCCGATCCGAGCCAGGATCCCGAGGAAAGCGCCTCCTCCCTTGCCAAACAGCAGGGCCTGAACGCCGCCTCCCCGGACGAAAGCGCCAGCAAGCTGGCCGAGCAGGCCGGCCTCGAAAAGAAATCGAAGAAGGTCGGCAGCCCCGCGCAGTCGGTCTTCAGCGGTGAAGGCATCGACGGCTCCGTCTACGCGATCGTGGCCATGGCGGACGGCAGCGCCATCGTCGGCGGCCGCTTCACCACGGTGAACGGCCAGCCCCGCGCCAACCTCGCCCGCATCAAGGCCGACGGCACGCTCGATCCCAGCTTCCTCGCCGCATCCACCGACGGCGTAAATGGCGCCGTCTACGCCCTCGCGGTCGACGGCAGCGGCAATCTCCTCGTGGGCGGCTATTTCACGAGCGCGCAGGGCCTGCCGCTCCAGAATTTCGTCCGATACCTCGCGAACGGCACCATCGATCCGAAGTTCGCCGAAGGTCAGAGCCCGAACGGCTCGGTCTACGCCATCGCCGTCCAGCCCGATGGCAAGATCCTCATCGGCGGCAAATTCTCGCAGGTCGGCTCGACCCCGCGCCAGAACCTCGCCCGGTTCAATGCCGACAGCACGCTCGACGCTCCCGTGACCGCCGCCAATTCCGGCGCCGGCACGATTCGCAGCCTCGCGGTGCTGGCCAATGGCGCGATCCTCGCCGGCGGCACGTTCGAGATTCCCGGCCAGCCCGCGCGGAACATTCTCACCGCGCCGTAAGGTCTCCCGCGGTTTCTCTACGAACTCGCGCTGCCGTAGCGGCGCACGGCGGCCTGCCAGATCAGTCGCGTGACGAGCAACAGGCCGAGCGTGACCGCCGCCAGCTGCCCGATCGCCGGCCCCGGCGTCTCGCCGAAACGCGCCAGCACCCGTGCCGGCACGTTCGTTACGAGCACGATCGGCAGCACCCAGGTGAACACGAACTTGAACATCCCCCGGTAGATCACGTCGGGATAGCGGCCGAGATTGAAAAGGTTGTAGTAACCGTGGATGAGGCCGTCCGCGCGCACGACCCAAAAACTCACCGAGGCCAGCCCGAGCATCACGGCGTAGTGCACCGCCACGCCGCACATCACGCAGGCGAGATACAGCGCGACCTGCGCGGCGGAAATGCTCACGCCGAGTTTCCACACCGCCGTCAGCACAAAGGCGATGCCGACCAGCGTATTCACGAGGCTATCGAGGCCGAATTGCTTCACCGACACGGCAAACTGCGCGTCGACCGGCAGCATCAGCAGAAAATCCATTTTCCCCGTGCGAACGAGTTCCGGGATGTTCGACAGGTTCATGTAGAAGAACGCCTGGAAAATCTGCGCCACGACCTGGTGCGTGCCGATCAGCAGGACCATCTCCCATTTCGTCCAGCCGCCGATGTTCTCGGTGTAACCAAAGATGACCTCGATAAAAATGATCTGCCCGAAGAACCACAGCAACTCGACGGCGAGCCACAGCAGGAAGTTCGCCTTGAAGTTCATTTCGCGGATCACCGAGTTCCGCAGCATGATGGCGTAAATCTCCGCGTAGCGGCGCAGCGTGGTCATGCCCCGGGGAAATCGAGGACGAACCGGGCGATCCGATCCGACGCATCGGCGCGGCTGACCTGCGCGAGATTCGCCTTCCAGCCTCGCCAGATGCGGGCGTTATCCGCAAACGCGCCCTCGACAACCGCGGCCAGCCGCTCGGGCTTGCCGAAAGCCGGCTCGCCCACGCCCCGGCGCAGGAGCATCGCAATATTGCCCTCCTCCTGACCGGGCACGAGATGGCTGACGAGGAACGGACATTGCGCCGCGATGGCCTCCTGCACGATCGCGCCGCCGGCCTTGCCGATGAAGGCGTGATGCTCGCAGAGCAGGCGCGGCATGGCGTCGGTCCAGCCGATCAGGCGGCATTTCCTGTCGTTGCCGAGCCCGGCGGATTTCAGGGCCTCGAACAGGCGCACGTGCTTCCCCGTGACGACGGTGAGCTCCACATTGGGAAGTTTGCCGAGCGTCTGGATCTGGCGCAGCGTGAGATTGAGCTGCGTGGAGGGCATGAAAAGCAGCTTCCACGGCGGTCCATCGGTCGCCGCGACGGGCGCACCGGTCGCGAAGAAACGCGAAACCGGAAATCCGAGCGCATGCACGATTTTCTCGGGGATTCCGCGACCGCGCAACAGATCGGCGGTCTCCTCGTCCGCGACGACAAACGCGTCGGAGAGGCAACGATGCCAGGCGGAGTTCACGCCCACGGAGTCCGTGATCACCGTCACGATGGGCATGTGCACGCCGAGCCGGCGCTTCTGGATGTCGCGGAAAAGATAACCGTAGAGCGGATACGTCGAGACGATGATGTCGGGCCGGAAATCGGCGATCGCCTGGTCCAGCTCGTCGCGCAGGGCGCGGGCCGCCCACATCGTTTTTTCCATCCAACCGGGCCGATCGAGGCCGAGAAAAATCAGCCTCCAGATCCACGGTGCGCGATTGATCGCGAAGGAATAGCCCACCTTAACGGTGGAGTTCATCAGCGGCACGGCGTCTTCGTAGAGATCGCCCACGCGCACCTCGGCCTCGCCGGTGGCCTCGAGGGCCTCGCGAATCGAGCGAGCGGCGGTGTTGTGCCCTTCGCCGAAGCTCGCGGTCAGGACGAGCACGCGCTTCATGGCCGTGCGCTAAAGCGCCGCCAGCGCCTTTCTCCCCCGTGCCTTGGTTTCGTCGTCATCTTTCTCGCGGGAAGGAAGGCTAAGGCCTTTTTCGAGTTCCGCGCGAGCTTCTTCCTTCCGGCCCAGCGCCGCGTAGGTGCGGCCTAGTTCGATATGATGAATCACCCGTTGGGGCCGGAGAGAAATGGCGCGCCGGAAACACTCCGCCGCCCGTTCGTTCGAGGCCTCGGGAAATTTCCCGTAGATGGCCTGCGCGAGAAATCGCAGCGCGGCGTTGAAGTTCGCGAG
It includes:
- a CDS encoding MFS transporter, encoding MSLRVKSRLREILQPAVIVGALGYFVDIYDLTLFLSVRKPSLTALGFSGQELVDLGIRLANVQMLGMLIGGIFFGILGDRRGRVSLLFGSIILYSLANILNGFVTNLWQYEVLRFIAGFGLAGELGGSITLVSEILSKEARAWGTTIVATVGVSGAVVGGWVAQHMDWRMAYFLGGGLGLLLLLLRVTVAESGMFRELKQQSVGVRRGDFFSLFTNGPRFLKYLRCILIGLPSWFVVGVLVTFSPEFARQLGVSGDVAAGYAVSSVYLGLTFGDFFSGALSQFFRSRKKIVAAFLALTLAAVIAYLFSHGVSAAMFYLIIFVIGVGIGYWALFVTIAAEQFGTNIRSTVATTVPNFVRGSLLPITWSFAALKGPLGMIPAALVVGVVCIGIAAWALAGLEETHGKDLDYIEPV
- a CDS encoding delta-60 repeat domain-containing protein, with product MKRIPAGILLATLFFTVPLVPRTLAEESASQLADQDLGPDSGNQDQSAEALAQENGVADGASQDTDQSAQSLANQNGLADPSQDPEESASSLAKQQGLNAASPDESASKLAEQAGLEKKSKKVGSPAQSVFSGEGIDGSVYAIVAMADGSAIVGGRFTTVNGQPRANLARIKADGTLDPSFLAASTDGVNGAVYALAVDGSGNLLVGGYFTSAQGLPLQNFVRYLANGTIDPKFAEGQSPNGSVYAIAVQPDGKILIGGKFSQVGSTPRQNLARFNADSTLDAPVTAANSGAGTIRSLAVLANGAILAGGTFEIPGQPARNILTAP
- a CDS encoding ABC-2 family transporter protein, with the protein product MTTLRRYAEIYAIMLRNSVIREMNFKANFLLWLAVELLWFFGQIIFIEVIFGYTENIGGWTKWEMVLLIGTHQVVAQIFQAFFYMNLSNIPELVRTGKMDFLLMLPVDAQFAVSVKQFGLDSLVNTLVGIAFVLTAVWKLGVSISAAQVALYLACVMCGVAVHYAVMLGLASVSFWVVRADGLIHGYYNLFNLGRYPDVIYRGMFKFVFTWVLPIVLVTNVPARVLARFGETPGPAIGQLAAVTLGLLLVTRLIWQAAVRRYGSASS